A window of Rhizoctonia solani chromosome 5, complete sequence genomic DNA:
AATATGTACTCCCAGATACATATTGAATGTTGTGTATTGATCTATAGATGCGTATAGTGTTATTTCAAGGAATCAAGGTTTAGACTATACATGTTGATCAACGGGCGGTTCATTGTTGATTTCAATTATTATCCTTGTAATCCTTCTTGGCCCTGGGGCCTCAGCATGTTCTGCACCGGTGCATAAACTGAGTACAGATCTTGATTGGAATAATTTGGTATAGAGGGCATCAACCCATTTGTATATCAATATGCATCCCTCTGCGAAGTTTGTTAAACTACTCTGATTTGTGTTTAGAGATGGTCATATTCTTAAAGCTACGATGGATATCTCGGTGTGAACCGCACTAAAAACCTAAAAACCTTAAGAGCCATTATATAAAGTGCGTAAATCTCTCTTCCGGGAAAATCATCGATATTAAGTCAACTTATTTTTACGTGACACCGTGCCGCAAACGCATATCTCTGATGAATCAAACTACCAAACCGCATGATACTGGCGTGTTGGAGAAATTTCATTCCCCGTCGTTTGGCGAAATACATTCGATGCGTGATCCGAATAGTACAAGGCGCACATGAATGGCCGCACGGTCCCTTTGGACCTCTTCCTAGAGATTATAGACTAGTTGCGGTGCCAATACTTAAAATCTTTCCCCATGTGCAAGCATCCTTGTGTTCGAATAAAAAGTAGCAGTTGCTTCACATTCAATGCATCATTCACATTGTTCATTACTATAGATTGTACATCCGACATTACACAATGTTTACGTTTGGGTCCATTCGTTCGAGTAGCGTCTTAAGAAATAGAAACTCCACCGAGTCTGGGCCTTTTAACCCGACTGGTAAATAGCTGGTCCGGCGACAATATGGTTGTCGATCAAGGACAAGTTCGCGGGTGTGACGTACACATCTTTATCGACAAGCGCAATGAATGTCGTACCTGCGTTAACGTCCGCCATCCCAACATTCAGTGCCTCGTGCATAAAAGGGCTACAAGAGGCTGGACTCACAATTGACTTGAGGATCACCAAGATCCGGGTAGACCAACGTGTCAGGCTGCTTGGTAGAACCAGAATTTCCGCTGAGGTTCTCGAGCGGGGTGTATGTAACGTTATATTGCGAGATCCACGCCGCATACTAGAAGTTTTTTAGCTCACCTCAATATATTTTTCTATAAGCGGGACTTACCTTGGCTTTACCAGGTACAGTTGTAGCAGTAACATAGTCAAAGTTCTTCGGCCCGACTTTCTTGCCTGGGTCCTCCCATGTGAATTGGACTTCACGTCCTGGCTCGGATAGAGCTGTCCGATTGTGTGTGATGGCAGGCCCGTAGTTAGGGTCGATTCCGCTCGGGTTGTTCTATTTCTTCGTCGGTATAAACTATCTTAAGTGAATGAACGAGAACATACGGTGATATTGAGTCCTGGGAAGTTCCTCCATTGAATACGATGGTTCTCCTTTGGACACTCCTCGAGGTAAGGCGCAAGAAGCGTCCATGCCATCGATTGGGTGATTCCAGTTTCGAACCACACAGGCATGGGGAACAGACCTTCGAATTGGCGGAAGATCATTTGTTGACGAGCCTGCATGAGCGTGAATGTGTGACAAGTTTGGAGTGAACCGAGCACGCACCTCCGTGGTGATAGATTGAAGAAGAATTTGAGCGCTGGGACGAGAATCGAGGTGTGGGAGGAAGCCGTAGACTCCGGATTCACCCCATCGCGTAAGCTATATGCGCGTTAGTTTGTCGTGTTGCTGCACTCGAGTTGAGTTACCTTTTGGCAAAAGTCGACGAACTCGCGAACACTCTGGAATGGGTAAGTGTATTTGCAAGGTTTAGAAGCTGCTTCGGCTATATTGATGACATTCAGAACGTGCTCTCAGAGTCAGTGTGATGAACCTACGTCCGCCCAACAGATTACCCAAAGCACGGGCGTGTCCAATCTCTTGCTCTGCCATGAATTCAATAAGGAATCGATCGTCTGCGTTCAATCCCGCGTCGTCAAATTCTTGCGTCGAAAATCTCTCTAGGCCGTAGCGGAACAGGTCGAGCTCGATCCACTCTTGGTTCAGCGCCAGGTTCTAGCATATGGATTAGTTTTATTTCGGTGGTACTTGGACGACGAGCTCACAATGGACTCGTAATCGAATGCACTCTTGACAGTGTAAACAGGCTTGGGCGGATTGACGCCTCCCTTAGGAGGAGTAAACTTTCCGTCATTATTTCGAGCATACACCACGTCGGGGCCGCTGTAGACCAATAGCGAAGGGGAGCGTGCAGCTCGATCGCGAGCTGGAGCAGCAGAGACAACGGTCGCAAGAGCAGCTAGCACGGCAAATGACTTCATGTCAAAGTCGAGTTGGGGCAGGAGAACAACCAAGATGAAGTATTTATATCTTTATGGCCGATTTCTTTGTCTACTCGATGCGTGTCTTAGCGCTTGACGTCACATCCTCCAGGCGATTCAGTTAGTGAAGTCATTTACGCCTTAGAATGTATTAGAACACGCGATCGCCTCTACTCTCAATGATCCGTTTGATTTCCTGCCGCACGTATATCACACATTCAGACATCTATGGAATGCCCCGCGATCGATCGTCGATCGTGCCCAGGCCGATCACCATATTGAGCTTAATCGCGTCCAGCAGTATTAATAGAATGCATCGTTTACCGCGGCCAGCGAGGACAAGATTCTCTCAACAATGCCAATGACGTGAGCCTCGTCATGGCTTTGACTATATGGGGCTGGGTGAATAGTATTGCCACTGGGTGGGATACGAGGTGCGAGCTTGGGTGCAAAGAAGTTGTGGATACGTATCATACGCTTCTAGTTCCTTTCGAATACGGGTACTCATGTTTGGTCATATAATATAAGCATTGAGATAGAGACTATGCACAAATTATACAAAAGGATTGTAGGCTCGGTATCTAGATTGGGTCGTTTATTGACGGAGAACACACTAAAACTCCACAACTCAT
This region includes:
- a CDS encoding stress response protein Rds1 → MKSFAVLAALATVVSAAPARDRAARSPSLLVYSGPDVVYARNNDGKFTPPKGGVNPPKPVYTVKSAFDYESINLALNQEWIELDLFRYGLERFSTQEFDDAGLNADDRFLIEFMAEQEIGHARALGNLLGGPEAASKPCKYTYPFQSVREFVDFCQKLTRWGESGVYGFLPHLDSRPSAQILLQSITTEARQQMIFRQFEGLFPMPVWFETGITQSMAWTLLAPYLEECPKENHRIQWRNFPGLNITNNPSGIDPNYGPAITHNRTALSEPGREVQFTWEDPGKKVGPKNFDYVTATTVPGKAKYAAWISQYNVTYTPLENLSGNSGSTKQPDTLVYPDLGDPQVNCTTFIALVDKDVYVTPANLSLIDNHIVAGPAIYQSG